The genomic DNA ATTTACAGATAGAAAAACACTTGAGAGAACATTAGGCAAATCATTAATGGACGATAGAAATGACTTGCTGGATCAGGTTGATGAAGATACCATGAAAGCAGATTTAATTTTGAAATTAGCAAATTTGCAAGAGATGGATCGGCAATGATCTAGAACATGATCGCTGAAGTAATCCATTGATGCAAAGCTATTGAACTGCGTGAATAGTACCCGATAGAGTAGATGATGCGGCGAGATGGGTCAGAACTGTCTGGAATACTAGCCCAGCACGGCTTCAACAATGGAAGCAACAGATGCCTGAACGCTAGATACAATACCGCACGAATGCCAGGTATAAACGCTAGACATAGACGGCACACTCTAACTCCACACCCGCTTTGAATACACCCATGATTATCATTGACGTAACCGTAAACAACAGTTTTCCTAAAGTGATTTCCCTGGAATAAGTTCTCCCAGAATAAATTCTCCTGGAATAGATTCTCCCGGAGTAAGTTGTTCTGGAGCAGATTTTCCTGGAGGAGGTGAGATGCACATTGGGGTTATCTGTTCATCGGAAATCACCCTGATTTCCTTTTCTCTCAAAACCAATATATCGTCTATTTTGTGTTCATCGTAACCGCTTTATGACAAGTTTACGAACCATAGACGGATTTATGAATTTCTAAAATAGCTTCAGAAATATAAATTTTTCTGGGATTTTGCCCCTCTATATAGGTTTGAATCCTGGGTACCTGACAGGGTCCTGAATCATCAAGAGCGAGACGGGCTGATTAACCCTGATCAGCCGAGGTTTATGAGTAATGTTGGCTGCGATAGAAGTTTCAAAAACGACAGTCTCGCTGCTGTTCTGCGTGGATACACTTAGAAACTAGCTACCTAGGGGAATCGGACTCATCGCCAATGACCGTCAATTTAATAGGCTGAGCAAATTGCCGCAGTGCGACCAGGCTTGCCGCCCAACCCACCCCGCCCAGTCCTAAAAACAGGTGATTCAGGGGGAAAACTGAGACGATCGGCTGAATTCCTGCACCACCCAGCGTCATCCCCCCATCAAACCCTGCTAAAAAGACGCTATAGACCCGCCCCCGTACCTCTGCTGGAGCCGAGAGGGAGACGATTGCCGAAAGCACAGGAAACAGCGAACCAAAGCCCAGACCATAAATGATCGACCACAGCACAATCCACTGAGGCACAAAGGATAGACCGACCAGTGCCGTCCCCGAACACAGAATTCCCAGACTGACCAGCCACCGTCGGGAAAGCTGAGTTCCCCACCGTCCCAATCCGAATCGCACCAGCACTGCGACCAGAGCATTCAGGCTATAAAACAGAGCTGCATTCGGCACAAACAGCGGCAGAAAGGTAACGACTGCGCCATGCAGAAAGGAATTGGTGAGAAACAGCAGGGTGGCATCGCGGATTGGAAACCGCAGAATGACATCCCAGGGAAAGCCCGGTGGGGTTTGAGGATTTGGAGATTCGGAGCGTAAGGACTTCTGGGTGAATAGCCAGGGCAGGGGCAGACTGAGCAGAATTCCGATCGCCGACAGGATTGCCATCAGCAGCACCGTTTCTGGAAAGCCTCCCTGCCGAAAGACCAGTGACCCAAACAGCGGTCCCAGCGAGAAGCCGATCGTATTACTCATTGCCAGATAGCCCAGCAGCGCAGTTCGACGCTCCACCGGAACCAGATCCACCAGCATGGTTTGCGATGCCGTAGCGAATGCCGCCTGACTGATCCCGTGCAGTACCCGAACTCCCATGAGCCACAGCGGAGTGGGCGACCAGATGTAGAGCGGCAACACTGCTAGCATGATGCCTAAACCTAAACACAGGACAGGCTTGCGTCCCCACCGATCGATCAGCCAGCCAATCGGCGGACGAAAACAGAGCAGCCCGATCGCCATTGCGCCCACTACAAATCCAATTGGCGCATCCTGCCAGCGTTGCTGCACATAGAGCGGTAGAACCGGAAACAGGACAGTCACCTGGGTAAAGAACACCAGCATTCCGGCACAGATGCAAAAGAGCCACAGCCGATGAGTGGTTTGGGAAACGTTAAGCGAGACGGGCGAAGAGGACATGAAAGAAAAGGCGATCGCAGCAGAATTGCTATGGTATCGCAGTTGCAATGAATAGTGTGGGCAAGCGGGATGGAACCTGATGGGCAGGCAAGATGCCTACCGCACAAGAGGTTTTTTAAGTCGATCGCCCTGTGCTGCGCCAGTTAAGGCTATTTTGATTGAGCTGTTCCAGATAGGAAGTAGGGTGAGTGAGAATGGCTTCGGCGAGGGCGATCGCTTCTTGCAGTTGGGCTGCGGTGAGCTGCTTGTAGGCGGGAGTTTTACCGCGATCGAGGACGTCGTACCAACACTGACCCAGGAGATTATCGAGGATGATGCGCTGAAAGCAGTGGTTATCGCGGACGGGAAAGCCTCTCTGTTTGGCAAGCTGGGGCGGAGTTTGATTGGTGAGTTCAAGGTAGCGGCTGCGAAGCTGGGGCAGATCGGTCATGCTTGCGGATGGCGGAATGAGGCGTACAGGGCAGGGGGTATTCGGTGTGCTGATGGTCGATGCGCCAATCGGCGGCTTGCTGCTGAATCTGGGTGAGTTCTTCATCAGAGAGTCGATGCAGGTTCAGCAGAATTTGCTTCATGCGATCGTTGTTCTTGAGTTTGTCATAATGCCGCGCTAAGAAATCCCAGTAGAAGAAGTTAAACGGGCAGGCATCAGTTCCGGTGCGCTGTTTGGGGTTATAGATGCAGCCTTTACAGTAGTCGCTCATGGTATTAACGTAGTTGGCGGAGGCGGCGTAGGGCTTAGATGCCATTAGTCCTCCATCGGCGTACTGTCCCATGCCGATCACGTTTGCCTGCATCACCCAGTCGTAGCCGTCGATAAAGGCGGTGTGGAACCAGTCCTGCAATTCCTGGGGGGAGACTCCGGCAATCAGCGCGAAGTTATTTAGCACCATGAGTCGCTGAATGTGGTGGGCGTATCCGATTTCTTTGACCTGATTTACGACCTGATGAATGCAGTTCATCGAGGTTTCGCCCGTCCAGTAGAAGGCAGGTAGGGGTTGCTGGTGATCAAAGAAATTGCGATCGGTATAGTCTTCCCCCATGTAGTGATAGATGCCGTGCATGTATTCCCGCCAGCCGAGAATCTGCCGCACAAAGCCCTCGATGCTGCTGAGCTGCCATTCTCCTTCCGGGCTGTGGCGACTTGCGTAATAGCCCTGCTCCGCTGCCCGGATCACCTCCATCGGATGCAGCAGTCCCAGGTTCAGATAGGGGGATAGCATTGCGTGCCAGAGGGTTTGCTCCCCGGTAATCATGGCATCCTGGTAAGGACCAAAATTTGAGAGGCGCGTCTGGATAAAAAAGTCGAGCACCTGTTTTGCCTGCGATCGCGTCACGCCCCAGCGAAAGGGTTCAATTTGCCAGTAAGCCTGACTGTCTTTGAAGGCGGGAGAATGTTTGAGCCAGTCAATTACCTCCTGCGTGATCTCATCCGGTTCAAACCATAGAGCCTCTGGCAGAGTGAGTTTACCTTTGGGAGGCTTGCGGTTTTCGCGATCGAAATTCCAGCGTCCGCCGATTGGCTTTTTCCCATCCATCAAAATATTGAACCGCTGCCGTCCTTCCCGATAAAAGTCCTCCATAATCAGCCGCTTGCGGGAATCTGCCCACTGCCGAAAGGCTTCCCCTGACCAGATAAAGCGATTGTTGGGCGTAAAGGTGACGGTGCAGGGTAGATCGAGTTTTTGGATCAGCAAATGGAAGGGGCGGTCGGTGGGGGTCATCACCCGCAGTTCCGTAATGCCGTATTCCGCAATCCATTCCTTCAGCGGCGCTTCAAAGTCCTCCTCAATTCGATAGGTGACTTGCCATCCGGCTTCCCGAAGTTCCTGGGCAAAGTGCCGCATTGCCGACCAGACCAGCACCAGCTTTTGCAGATGGTAGGGCAGCTTTTGGGCATGGCGCACAGACTCGATGAAGATCACCGGAGTTTCCTGCGCGTGGAGCCAGCGGCTTTGGAGGGCGGATTGTTCTGGGTAGAGCTGATCGCCAAGGAGCCAGATGCCGATTGTCATTTTATTTCACCCTCCATTACGCAGCGATCGCTTTCTGCTTCTTTCGACCCTTTGATTTCTTGGTTTGAATGGCTTCCTCAATGGCTGCGGTATATGCTTCCAGGACGGCGAGAACGGCACGTTCTTCTTTGCGGAGCTGGTATTTGGCGGCTTCTACGGCTTCGATTGCTTCCTCAAGTTCGATCAGGGCTTGGGTGAGGTCGAAGAGTTTCTCCTCCAGGTAGGCATCCAGGATATTGGGATGAATGTAGTATTTGCGGCAGGTGGCGGGACGGTTGCCCAAACGCTTTGCGGTGTTTTTGATGGCTTCGGTGACGTTCTTCTTTGCCTGGGTTTGGGAAGTGAACAGTCCGATCGCGTGGAGTTCTTGCAGAGCGTGAACCGTTCCCATCCAGGTGCGAAAATCCTTCGCCGTAAAATTCTCCTGGGTGATTTCGTGAATGTAGTCGTTGACATCCTTTGAGTCGATCGTCTGACGTTCCCCGTTTTCGTCAATGTATTGGAAGAGTTCCTGTCCCGGTACGTCACGGCAGGATTTTACGACACGGGCTAAACGACGATCGCCTAATTCAATCTCATGTTCTACGCCGCTCTTGCCGCGAAAGTGAAACACGATTTTGGTGCTGGTGACTTCGATATGATCGTCGCGCAGGGTTGTCAGTCCAAAAGATTCATTAGTTTGGGCGTATTCTTCGTTGCCCACGCGAATCAGGGTTTTCTCTAGAAGCTGTACCACCGTTGCCAGCACTTTTTCTCTGGCTAGACCAGGCATCCGCAAATGGCGATCGGTTTGCTCGCGAATAATAGGGAGTGCCTGGGCAAAGCGCACCATCCGATCAAATTTGTTTTGGCTACGAATTTTGCGCCAGTCAGCATGATAGCGATACTGCTTCCGTCCTTTGGCATCCCGTCCAGTTGCCTGCAAATGTCCGTCTGGCAGGGGACAAATCCAAACGTCTGTCCAGGCGGGGGGAATAATCAGTGCCTTGAAGCGTTCTAATTCTTCCGGGTCGCGAATTGGCTTGCCGTCCGTGCCCACATAAACGAAGTCATCTCCCGACTTATGGCGACGGATGCCGGGAATCGTGTCGTTCACGTAGCGTAGACCAACGGCTTTGGCAGATTCGATCGGATTGGCAATGGAAGGAGCTTCTGCGCTTAGCATAGGTTAAATTTGAGGGTTGTAATGAACTCAGGAGAGAATGACGGTTTAGGCTAGGAATTAAATCTTTAATGCTAAAAATAAAACAGGGCTAAACGCAAAATGCAGTCAGCCCCTTGATTATTTTTTGAAAAACGAGTTGAGACGATCGATAATATCGCGATGAATGATCTGAAGAATGAAACTTAGCCGATCGTCACCTGGCTAGTATCCACCGCAGTCGCACCGTTCACACCTCGCGCAACGGACACCATTCTTTGTACAATTTCTTGATTTGGGGCTTTTCCTTTCAGGACAACCGTACCGCCCGTCTGAGCCACATAAACGGTGTCAATATCATCAATATTGGGGTCTTGGTCGAATGCCAGTGCCACCCGCTTTGCCAAACCGCTCTGGTCATATTCACCGTTCAAGCCGACTCGCTCTGGCGGAATGGATTCCTGACCCCCTGTAGGGGCTGAAGTTGCCACATTCCCCTGGGACTGGGGCTGATTTTGTTGAGGTTGCTTTACGCCAAATAGTCTTTGTAGCCAACCCATGCGCGTTTTCTCCTTAAACTCACTTTTGCTGTCTCCCGCGCGTTTCAATAGCAGGTCTGACAGCATCTCTAAAACAGCATTTC from Leptolyngbya ohadii IS1 includes the following:
- a CDS encoding MFS transporter, with protein sequence MSSSPVSLNVSQTTHRLWLFCICAGMLVFFTQVTVLFPVLPLYVQQRWQDAPIGFVVGAMAIGLLCFRPPIGWLIDRWGRKPVLCLGLGIMLAVLPLYIWSPTPLWLMGVRVLHGISQAAFATASQTMLVDLVPVERRTALLGYLAMSNTIGFSLGPLFGSLVFRQGGFPETVLLMAILSAIGILLSLPLPWLFTQKSLRSESPNPQTPPGFPWDVILRFPIRDATLLFLTNSFLHGAVVTFLPLFVPNAALFYSLNALVAVLVRFGLGRWGTQLSRRWLVSLGILCSGTALVGLSFVPQWIVLWSIIYGLGFGSLFPVLSAIVSLSAPAEVRGRVYSVFLAGFDGGMTLGGAGIQPIVSVFPLNHLFLGLGGVGWAASLVALRQFAQPIKLTVIGDESDSPR
- a CDS encoding cryptochrome/photolyase family protein, translating into MTIGIWLLGDQLYPEQSALQSRWLHAQETPVIFIESVRHAQKLPYHLQKLVLVWSAMRHFAQELREAGWQVTYRIEEDFEAPLKEWIAEYGITELRVMTPTDRPFHLLIQKLDLPCTVTFTPNNRFIWSGEAFRQWADSRKRLIMEDFYREGRQRFNILMDGKKPIGGRWNFDRENRKPPKGKLTLPEALWFEPDEITQEVIDWLKHSPAFKDSQAYWQIEPFRWGVTRSQAKQVLDFFIQTRLSNFGPYQDAMITGEQTLWHAMLSPYLNLGLLHPMEVIRAAEQGYYASRHSPEGEWQLSSIEGFVRQILGWREYMHGIYHYMGEDYTDRNFFDHQQPLPAFYWTGETSMNCIHQVVNQVKEIGYAHHIQRLMVLNNFALIAGVSPQELQDWFHTAFIDGYDWVMQANVIGMGQYADGGLMASKPYAASANYVNTMSDYCKGCIYNPKQRTGTDACPFNFFYWDFLARHYDKLKNNDRMKQILLNLHRLSDEELTQIQQQAADWRIDHQHTEYPLPCTPHSAIRKHDRSAPASQPLP
- a CDS encoding BON domain-containing protein, whose translation is MGWLQRLFGVKQPQQNQPQSQGNVATSAPTGGQESIPPERVGLNGEYDQSGLAKRVALAFDQDPNIDDIDTVYVAQTGGTVVLKGKAPNQEIVQRMVSVARGVNGATAVDTSQVTIG
- a CDS encoding DNA topoisomerase IB, giving the protein MLSAEAPSIANPIESAKAVGLRYVNDTIPGIRRHKSGDDFVYVGTDGKPIRDPEELERFKALIIPPAWTDVWICPLPDGHLQATGRDAKGRKQYRYHADWRKIRSQNKFDRMVRFAQALPIIREQTDRHLRMPGLAREKVLATVVQLLEKTLIRVGNEEYAQTNESFGLTTLRDDHIEVTSTKIVFHFRGKSGVEHEIELGDRRLARVVKSCRDVPGQELFQYIDENGERQTIDSKDVNDYIHEITQENFTAKDFRTWMGTVHALQELHAIGLFTSQTQAKKNVTEAIKNTAKRLGNRPATCRKYYIHPNILDAYLEEKLFDLTQALIELEEAIEAVEAAKYQLRKEERAVLAVLEAYTAAIEEAIQTKKSKGRKKQKAIAA